The Sulfitobacter sp. S223 genome has a window encoding:
- a CDS encoding energy-coupling factor ABC transporter ATP-binding protein: MDILPMQAKGIESRRRGQVLVGPIDLDLGSEGITVVIGPNGAGKTTLLQLLHGTARLSAGTVEWACSASEARHHQSFVFQRPVMLRRTVMENLIYPLRLRGVTVADAQTLAREWATRVGLDSMLDRAAPVLSGGEQQKLALARALITKPKLLFLDEPCAALDGRATREIEAILTQAAAEGTRLVLSTHNLGQARRLASEVVFLRAGRIQESGPANEFFSQPTTLEARAFLRGDIVE; encoded by the coding sequence ATGGACATCCTGCCGATGCAAGCCAAGGGAATTGAAAGCCGCAGACGCGGGCAGGTCCTTGTTGGACCCATTGATCTGGATTTGGGGTCAGAAGGAATAACTGTTGTCATCGGGCCGAACGGCGCTGGTAAGACCACTTTGTTGCAGCTGCTGCATGGCACAGCCCGCTTGTCTGCGGGAACGGTGGAATGGGCCTGTTCGGCGTCCGAGGCACGCCACCACCAGTCCTTTGTTTTTCAGCGCCCTGTGATGCTGCGCCGCACCGTGATGGAAAACCTGATCTATCCTCTGCGGCTGCGCGGCGTGACGGTGGCCGATGCGCAAACACTGGCCCGCGAGTGGGCAACGCGTGTGGGGTTGGATAGCATGTTGGATCGGGCTGCCCCCGTTCTATCGGGCGGAGAGCAGCAAAAGCTGGCGTTGGCGCGGGCGTTGATCACCAAGCCCAAGCTCTTGTTTCTGGATGAGCCATGCGCCGCTCTGGATGGTCGCGCGACCCGCGAGATCGAGGCTATTTTGACCCAAGCTGCGGCAGAAGGCACACGGTTGGTCCTATCGACCCACAATCTGGGACAGGCACGGCGTCTTGCCTCCGAGGTGGTGTTTTTGCGCGCTGGTCGCATTCAGGAAAGCGGCCCAGCAAATGAATTTTTCAGCCAGCCCACAACACTAGAAGCACGGGCATTTTTAAGAGGAGACATTGTAGAATGA
- a CDS encoding substrate-binding domain-containing protein produces the protein MKNIAFTLAAFAIGTAAQAADMMKMAVTTSFNNSGLADVLLPEIAKDLDLEVQLLVVGTGQAIKLGEAGDVDAILVHSRAAEEAFVEGEYGTYRTEIMYNDFVFIGPAADPAGIKDADAAATALSAIAKAQSPFVSRGDDSGTHKKEMSLWSAAGIDPTTQGDWYKSVGAGMGASLNTAAGMPAYIMSDRASWLNFGNKGDLALLYSGDPVLFNQYAYLPVSPEKHSHAKNDLALKLEAWLVSDRAKVLIDNYKINGETLFVFNAKAAE, from the coding sequence ATGAAGAATATTGCGTTTACACTTGCGGCCTTCGCCATCGGCACGGCAGCGCAGGCGGCGGATATGATGAAAATGGCGGTAACGACGTCATTTAACAATTCGGGGCTGGCGGATGTGCTGTTGCCTGAAATCGCCAAGGATCTGGACCTTGAGGTGCAGCTTTTGGTGGTGGGCACGGGCCAAGCGATCAAGCTGGGCGAAGCGGGCGATGTGGATGCGATCCTGGTCCATTCGCGCGCTGCAGAAGAGGCGTTTGTCGAAGGTGAGTATGGCACCTACCGGACCGAGATCATGTACAATGATTTTGTTTTCATTGGCCCCGCCGCCGATCCTGCAGGGATCAAGGATGCCGATGCGGCGGCCACCGCATTAAGCGCTATTGCCAAGGCTCAATCACCGTTTGTCAGCCGTGGTGATGACAGTGGCACGCATAAAAAGGAAATGTCCCTTTGGTCCGCGGCGGGGATTGATCCAACAACGCAGGGAGACTGGTATAAGTCCGTAGGCGCGGGCATGGGGGCGTCGTTGAATACTGCCGCTGGTATGCCTGCCTATATCATGTCCGATCGCGCCAGCTGGCTGAACTTTGGCAACAAGGGTGATCTGGCGCTGCTGTATTCGGGCGATCCGGTGTTGTTCAACCAATACGCCTATCTGCCTGTCAGCCCTGAAAAGCATTCTCACGCCAAAAACGATCTGGCGTTAAAGCTTGAGGCTTGGCTGGTGTCGGACCGCGCGAAGGTGTTGATCGATAATTACAAAATCAACGGTGAGACGCTGTTTGTGTTCAACGCAAAAGCAGCGGAGTAA
- a CDS encoding TetR/AcrR family transcriptional regulator, with the protein MTKPESTPKKSAHDRLMEAAMILFYNHGINGTGIDAIVEHAGVAKKSLYNNFTSKADLVNQYLEARHAEWLALYETRLASAQGPRQRILAVFDAYQDHAEFAYERGFRGCGLLNAAAELEAGDVGRAAVRRHKEQVEAILAQHLSDLMPEKPDHVAALATHISFILEGAMARAGLEGDSALVVSARAMANDMLEALCND; encoded by the coding sequence ATGACTAAGCCGGAAAGCACGCCAAAGAAATCCGCTCATGACCGCCTCATGGAGGCAGCCATGATCCTGTTTTACAACCATGGTATCAACGGGACCGGCATAGATGCGATCGTTGAACATGCTGGGGTGGCGAAAAAGAGCCTCTATAACAATTTCACCTCCAAGGCAGATCTTGTGAACCAGTATCTGGAAGCGCGTCATGCCGAATGGTTGGCTCTCTATGAGACGCGTTTGGCATCTGCACAGGGGCCACGGCAGCGCATCCTTGCGGTCTTTGATGCCTATCAGGATCACGCCGAATTTGCTTACGAACGCGGCTTTCGCGGTTGCGGACTACTGAATGCAGCGGCTGAACTGGAAGCGGGCGATGTCGGGCGGGCCGCTGTCAGGCGGCATAAGGAGCAGGTGGAGGCGATTCTCGCGCAACATCTTTCTGACCTCATGCCTGAGAAACCTGATCACGTGGCGGCATTGGCCACGCATATCTCTTTCATACTTGAAGGCGCGATGGCGCGGGCGGGGCTGGAGGGTGACAGCGCACTGGTCGTTTCAGCCCGGGCAATGGCGAATGACATGTTGGAGGCGCTTTGCAATGATTGA
- a CDS encoding Mrp/NBP35 family ATP-binding protein gives MAASREAVLAALKTVIDPATDTDIVASGVMRALNVDGAGAVRFVMEIPPAQAAVYGEVKTEAEAALAKVEGIGTVSIVLTGHSEKAPPPDLQIARKAEPTGPQKIPGIDRILAVASGKGGVGKSTVSANLACALAQQGRRVGLLDADVYGPSQPRMLGVSGRPASPDGKTILPMRNHGVTMMSIGLMTNEDQAVVWRGPMLMGALQQMMTQVQWGALDVLIVDLPPGTGDVQMTLAQKAQVDGAIIVSTPQDVALLDARKGIDMFNQLKVPIVGMIENMSTHICTNCGHEEHVFGHGGVKAEAEKLGVPLLAEVPLDLEIRLASDGGAPITVSQPDSPQAQSFQAIAKQLIEQGVA, from the coding sequence GTGGCAGCCAGCAGGGAAGCGGTTCTTGCCGCGCTGAAAACTGTAATCGACCCCGCAACGGACACTGACATCGTGGCCAGCGGCGTCATGCGGGCGCTAAACGTGGACGGTGCGGGCGCCGTGCGTTTTGTCATGGAAATTCCGCCTGCGCAGGCTGCGGTCTACGGTGAGGTGAAAACCGAAGCCGAGGCCGCGTTGGCGAAAGTCGAAGGCATCGGCACGGTGTCCATTGTGCTGACCGGCCACAGCGAAAAAGCCCCGCCGCCCGATCTTCAGATTGCACGCAAGGCAGAGCCAACAGGCCCGCAGAAAATTCCTGGTATTGACCGGATTCTGGCAGTTGCGTCGGGCAAGGGCGGCGTAGGAAAATCCACCGTTTCGGCCAATCTGGCCTGCGCATTGGCGCAGCAGGGACGACGTGTCGGCCTGCTGGACGCGGATGTCTACGGCCCCAGCCAGCCGCGTATGCTGGGTGTTTCTGGGCGCCCTGCCTCCCCTGACGGGAAAACCATCCTGCCGATGCGCAACCACGGCGTCACGATGATGTCGATCGGCCTGATGACCAACGAAGATCAGGCTGTCGTTTGGCGTGGTCCGATGTTGATGGGCGCCTTGCAGCAGATGATGACGCAGGTGCAATGGGGCGCGCTTGATGTGCTGATCGTCGATCTACCACCTGGCACAGGTGACGTGCAGATGACGCTCGCGCAAAAGGCGCAGGTTGACGGGGCAATTATTGTTTCAACCCCACAGGACGTTGCCTTGCTGGATGCGCGCAAGGGCATTGATATGTTCAATCAGCTGAAGGTGCCGATTGTCGGTATGATCGAAAACATGTCCACCCATATCTGCACCAATTGCGGCCATGAGGAACATGTATTCGGCCATGGCGGTGTCAAAGCCGAAGCCGAAAAGCTGGGCGTACCGCTTCTGGCCGAAGTCCCGCTTGATCTGGAAATTCGACTTGCCTCGGATGGCGGTGCGCCGATCACCGTCAGCCAGCCCGACAGCCCGCAAGCACAAAGCTTTCAAGCCATCGCGAAACAACTGATCGAGCAAGGCGTCGCATGA
- a CDS encoding biotin/lipoate--protein ligase family protein, whose amino-acid sequence MTVQLSFPPLLSGEQVANDAYGHALRRATEGCDAGLIVYDLAANQIEAAIVFAPEVSLTQAVAMLPLCEVGFQNALGALAPPEVAVQFDWNGSIRINGGLCGSFRAQASTDDVDAVPDWLVVGFTLPLYPVDDPQMVRMGHQPDQTALYAEGCSEVLPPELVEAWARHSLHWINQWDSSGPKGLHEQWRGLIHGIAEATTMGNRSGKFIGIDEHFGMLLRDDTTTHLFPLTSVLEPAP is encoded by the coding sequence ATGACCGTCCAACTGTCATTTCCGCCTCTGCTGTCAGGGGAGCAAGTGGCCAATGATGCCTATGGTCACGCCCTGCGCCGCGCAACAGAAGGATGTGACGCCGGGCTGATTGTCTATGACTTGGCTGCTAACCAGATAGAAGCGGCAATTGTCTTTGCCCCCGAGGTCAGCTTGACACAGGCGGTGGCAATGCTGCCCCTGTGCGAGGTCGGGTTTCAAAACGCTCTGGGTGCCTTGGCCCCGCCCGAAGTCGCTGTGCAATTTGATTGGAACGGCAGCATCCGCATCAATGGCGGGTTGTGTGGCAGTTTCAGAGCGCAGGCATCAACGGATGACGTGGATGCCGTACCAGATTGGCTTGTGGTGGGCTTTACCCTGCCACTCTATCCTGTTGATGATCCACAAATGGTGCGCATGGGGCACCAACCTGACCAAACCGCGCTTTATGCCGAAGGCTGCTCCGAGGTTTTGCCACCGGAATTGGTAGAAGCGTGGGCACGTCATAGCCTGCATTGGATCAACCAATGGGACAGCAGCGGCCCGAAAGGGTTGCATGAGCAATGGCGCGGGTTGATCCACGGGATCGCAGAGGCCACAACTATGGGAAACCGATCTGGCAAATTCATCGGCATTGATGAACATTTTGGCATGTTGCTGCGCGACGATACCACAACCCACCTCTTTCCACTTACATCAGTACTGGAGCCCGCACCGTGA
- a CDS encoding 4Fe-4S binding protein has translation MAKTLITCNCEGSQTIDTDALSKTTGVTVSPPCSALCTHQIDRAAEALNAGDVILCCTQEARVFGELAEELNLPPAPLLDLRDRAGWTDDTASTLPKMSALAAEAMLDAPLEKSLDVTSDGMCLIVGPVKVAVEAAEALKDFLGVTVLLDTGSELPDSREYDVVTGNLRRAKGALGQFEVVIDALQQVDPTGRGAPRLSDARDGALSHCDVILDLRGTQPLFPAPEKREGYLRADPSHPPAVAAATMAASHLIGTFEKPLFIRTEPLLCAHSRAEQTGCTNCLDLCPTGAITPNGEHVTIDPMICAGCGACSSACPSGAISFDAPPVDFTMLRVQTLARAYLAAGGDAPRLLVHDAHGSDMIRMAARYGRGLPADVIPMELPALAAFGHAEVTAALAAGFASTSLLLSPKADREAIETQAALVRAIAGTDRVHLIDTPDPDALSETLYAEATPEAVKSPVRPMGTRRQITRQAARALNPDAQSLELPEGAPYGAVVVDKSACTLCLSCVSLCPSGALGDNPDLPQLRFQEDACLQCGLCVNVCPEDAITLAPRLDLTGAALEQQVLHEEEPCACIECGALFGVKSTVDKIMDKLRGHSMFADEGRLRLIQMCDDCRINAQYHSTNNPMSGGERPRPRTTDDYFDKRRDH, from the coding sequence TTGACACGGATGCCTTGAGCAAGACCACGGGAGTCACCGTTTCCCCCCCCTGCTCCGCCCTATGCACCCACCAGATCGACCGAGCGGCCGAGGCGCTGAACGCAGGGGACGTAATTTTATGCTGCACCCAAGAGGCGCGGGTATTTGGCGAGTTGGCCGAGGAACTGAACCTGCCCCCCGCCCCCCTGCTTGACCTGCGCGACAGGGCAGGATGGACCGATGACACCGCCTCTACACTACCCAAAATGTCCGCCCTTGCCGCCGAAGCCATGCTGGACGCTCCGCTGGAGAAATCGCTCGACGTTACTTCGGACGGAATGTGTCTAATCGTGGGTCCCGTGAAAGTGGCGGTTGAGGCAGCTGAAGCGCTGAAGGATTTTCTCGGTGTGACAGTGCTGCTCGACACGGGATCGGAGCTGCCGGACAGCCGCGAATATGACGTCGTCACTGGCAACCTGCGCCGAGCCAAAGGCGCATTGGGGCAGTTCGAAGTGGTGATTGACGCGCTGCAACAGGTAGACCCCACCGGCCGCGGCGCACCGCGTTTGTCCGATGCCCGCGACGGGGCGCTGAGCCATTGTGATGTGATCCTTGATTTGCGCGGCACGCAGCCGCTTTTCCCCGCCCCCGAAAAGCGCGAAGGATACCTGCGCGCCGATCCAAGCCATCCACCCGCTGTTGCTGCCGCTACCATGGCTGCCTCGCATCTGATCGGCACCTTTGAAAAGCCTTTGTTCATTCGCACCGAACCACTGCTGTGCGCCCATAGCCGCGCTGAACAGACGGGTTGCACCAACTGTCTTGATCTATGCCCGACCGGTGCGATCACGCCCAATGGCGAACATGTCACGATTGACCCGATGATCTGTGCGGGATGTGGCGCCTGTTCATCCGCCTGCCCCTCTGGTGCGATCAGCTTTGATGCTCCGCCTGTGGATTTCACCATGCTCAGGGTGCAAACTCTGGCGCGTGCTTATCTGGCGGCTGGCGGGGATGCGCCACGGCTGTTGGTGCATGACGCCCACGGCAGCGATATGATCCGCATGGCAGCACGCTATGGCCGTGGCCTACCGGCCGATGTAATTCCGATGGAGCTGCCTGCATTGGCCGCCTTTGGTCATGCAGAAGTCACCGCCGCCCTGGCGGCCGGTTTTGCCTCGACCAGCCTTCTGCTCTCCCCCAAAGCAGATCGTGAGGCGATAGAAACCCAAGCGGCTTTGGTCCGCGCGATTGCAGGCACCGATCGCGTGCATTTGATCGACACACCCGACCCTGACGCACTGTCCGAGACGTTATACGCCGAGGCCACGCCCGAGGCTGTCAAAAGCCCCGTTCGGCCAATGGGCACGCGCCGCCAGATCACACGGCAAGCCGCCCGCGCGCTCAACCCAGACGCACAATCATTGGAACTGCCCGAAGGCGCGCCCTATGGTGCCGTGGTGGTCGACAAAAGCGCCTGCACGCTGTGCCTTTCTTGCGTGTCGCTTTGCCCCTCAGGCGCGTTGGGCGACAACCCCGACTTGCCGCAATTACGGTTCCAAGAGGACGCCTGCTTACAATGCGGTCTTTGCGTCAACGTCTGCCCCGAGGATGCGATCACGCTGGCCCCACGCCTTGATCTGACCGGTGCAGCGCTTGAACAGCAGGTGCTGCACGAAGAAGAGCCTTGCGCCTGCATCGAATGTGGCGCGCTATTTGGTGTAAAATCCACCGTTGACAAGATCATGGATAAATTGCGCGGCCATAGCATGTTTGCGGATGAAGGGCGTCTGCGTCTGATCCAGATGTGCGACGACTGCCGCATCAACGCGCAATACCACTCGACCAACAACCCGATGTCAGGTGGTGAGCGCCCCCGCCCCCGCACAACCGATGATTATTTCGACAAACGGCGCGATCACTGA
- a CDS encoding DUF6505 family protein has protein sequence MTQTQTKLARAIHFDESDQNVFASPARTGEWCISGGFEFSDWTEADLTGKARQAFANGWLGLETFGRVTFVAVTQVEPSEIAALTEMLAQHFVTYYGAPSVDAARPVAAEELAQMVDLCADHEPNFLLTVARDLTESGVRESFRMIQPQDAGLDQFAIHGDIET, from the coding sequence GTGACTCAGACCCAAACCAAACTCGCCCGTGCGATCCATTTTGATGAAAGCGACCAAAACGTGTTCGCCAGCCCGGCACGCACTGGTGAATGGTGCATCTCTGGCGGGTTTGAGTTCTCTGACTGGACAGAAGCAGACCTGACAGGAAAAGCGCGGCAAGCCTTTGCAAACGGATGGCTTGGGTTGGAAACCTTCGGGCGCGTGACATTTGTGGCGGTCACACAGGTCGAGCCATCCGAGATCGCAGCCCTGACCGAGATGCTGGCCCAGCATTTTGTGACCTATTACGGTGCCCCCAGTGTCGATGCAGCCCGCCCTGTCGCGGCCGAAGAACTGGCCCAGATGGTTGATCTATGCGCCGATCACGAACCGAACTTCTTGCTGACTGTCGCCCGCGACCTCACAGAGTCAGGCGTGCGCGAGAGCTTTCGCATGATCCAGCCCCAGGATGCAGGGCTGGACCAGTTTGCCATTCACGGCGATATCGAGACCTAG
- a CDS encoding DMT family transporter, whose product MIEGKGWGVVAILFAAIVWGTTGTAATFAPDVSAAAIGAAAMGVGGIAQALMASRGIARARGVLWGQRRLLLIGAIAVAIYPLAFYGSMRLAGVTVGTVITIGSAPLLSALIEYLLDQRKLTMRWSIGASFGLTGMALICVAENASHGDLVGGDSVLLGVFLGLIGGFTYALYSWSARKMMLEGTRSTVAMGATFGLGGLMLMPVLVISGGPFFASWTNAAVGLYMAAVPMFLGYIAFGYGLARVQASMATVITLLEPVVAAVLAVLIVGERLPVLGWIGVAMVVGCLAIITMPSSFSRRDRIKLGLRVPKISN is encoded by the coding sequence ATGATTGAGGGAAAAGGGTGGGGCGTGGTTGCGATCCTGTTTGCTGCAATCGTTTGGGGCACAACAGGAACAGCGGCAACCTTTGCGCCTGATGTCAGCGCGGCCGCGATTGGCGCCGCTGCAATGGGCGTTGGTGGCATTGCGCAAGCCTTGATGGCCTCCCGTGGTATTGCCCGAGCCCGAGGCGTGCTTTGGGGTCAGCGGCGCCTGCTGTTGATTGGAGCGATTGCGGTGGCGATATATCCGCTGGCATTTTATGGCTCGATGCGGCTCGCAGGTGTCACTGTGGGAACCGTGATTACCATCGGTTCAGCACCGTTACTTTCCGCTTTGATCGAATACCTCCTGGATCAGCGTAAATTGACGATGCGATGGTCCATAGGAGCATCTTTTGGATTGACTGGCATGGCGTTGATCTGTGTGGCCGAAAACGCATCCCATGGCGACTTGGTTGGCGGTGACTCTGTACTTTTAGGCGTGTTTCTGGGTCTCATCGGCGGGTTCACATACGCACTTTATTCTTGGAGCGCGCGGAAAATGATGTTGGAAGGCACGCGATCGACCGTGGCAATGGGCGCAACGTTCGGTCTTGGTGGTCTGATGCTTATGCCGGTCTTGGTTATTTCCGGCGGGCCGTTTTTCGCTTCTTGGACAAATGCAGCGGTTGGTCTCTACATGGCCGCAGTGCCCATGTTCCTTGGCTATATCGCTTTCGGTTATGGCCTTGCTCGTGTGCAGGCAAGCATGGCGACAGTTATCACGCTTCTTGAGCCTGTCGTAGCGGCTGTTCTGGCAGTGCTGATCGTGGGGGAGCGATTGCCCGTGCTGGGATGGATTGGCGTAGCCATGGTCGTTGGATGTCTGGCGATCATTACCATGCCTTCTTCGTTCAGTAGGCGCGACCGCATAAAGCTCGGCCTGCGGGTTCCCAAAATATCCAATTAG
- a CDS encoding cache domain-containing protein, whose product MTSVRLRILILALTPLIVLMPLLLLLGMTRWTADYDKVLIANVQSDLKIASQYLARLMAETEDELDAVARSVEFSERMSGRGGAPLPYFEKVRADLGLDFVYYLSQDEAEAAGANWPVIAQASRGQGASEIDVFANETLARLAPKAAASVWIDLIDTPAAVPTERVAEGRGMVIHTASPVALSEHRGVLVGGRLLNRNLDFIDTINDLVYLNAAKGGARQGTATLFLDDVRISTNVRLFSDVRALGTRVSSVVRAQVLGEGRVWLDRAFVVNDWYISAYQPITDSFGERVGMLYVGFLEAPFTAAKSAAYWWMMAAFFGVLALSAPVFFWLARGIFSPLERMTKVMDRVGAGELSARIGPVAASGEISEVAHHLDTLLEQVQDRDKRLRRWNDALNERVDERTVQLREANEKLEQTFRQLVVSEKLASIGEITAGVAHEINNPVAVILGNVDVMREVLGPNAAPVATELDLIDKQVARIEGIVGKLLKFAAPSDFSDYKQDVDLRPLVRDCLVLVDYLIARGNIEVVDDLENVPPVRFDAGEAQQVIVNLMMNAAQAMNGQGRLELVLRPEARDGLQGVALTVADTGPGIAQGALSSVFDPFFTTKRGEGTGLGLSISQTLIQRAGGTITVRNRDTGGAVFTVWLPST is encoded by the coding sequence ATGACATCTGTTCGCCTCCGAATTCTGATCCTCGCATTGACGCCACTAATCGTGTTGATGCCTTTGCTATTGCTGCTGGGGATGACGCGGTGGACGGCGGATTACGACAAAGTGTTGATCGCCAATGTGCAAAGTGATCTGAAAATCGCCAGCCAGTACCTCGCACGGTTGATGGCTGAAACCGAAGATGAGCTGGATGCTGTCGCACGCTCCGTTGAATTTAGCGAAAGAATGTCTGGCCGTGGCGGCGCGCCATTGCCGTACTTTGAAAAAGTACGCGCCGATCTGGGGTTGGATTTTGTTTATTATCTGTCGCAAGACGAAGCAGAGGCAGCGGGTGCGAACTGGCCTGTGATTGCGCAGGCGTCGCGTGGGCAGGGTGCGTCCGAGATTGACGTCTTTGCCAATGAGACCCTGGCGCGCTTAGCACCTAAGGCCGCGGCCAGTGTTTGGATTGACCTGATCGACACGCCGGCGGCTGTTCCGACCGAACGCGTTGCAGAAGGTCGTGGCATGGTCATCCACACCGCTAGCCCTGTCGCTTTGTCAGAGCATCGGGGCGTGCTGGTGGGGGGACGACTGCTGAACCGAAACCTCGATTTTATCGATACGATCAACGATCTTGTCTATCTGAATGCGGCTAAGGGCGGCGCGCGGCAGGGTACGGCGACGCTGTTTCTGGATGACGTGCGCATTTCAACAAACGTCAGGCTGTTCTCGGATGTGCGCGCCCTCGGCACGCGCGTATCGAGCGTTGTGCGCGCGCAGGTTCTGGGCGAAGGGCGCGTGTGGCTGGACCGAGCCTTTGTTGTGAATGATTGGTATATCTCGGCCTATCAACCCATCACCGACAGTTTCGGGGAACGGGTCGGTATGCTGTATGTCGGATTTCTGGAAGCACCTTTTACAGCAGCCAAAAGCGCGGCCTACTGGTGGATGATGGCCGCATTCTTTGGCGTCCTTGCTCTTTCGGCGCCGGTGTTCTTCTGGCTGGCGCGCGGAATTTTTAGCCCGCTGGAACGGATGACGAAAGTGATGGACCGCGTTGGAGCAGGTGAATTGTCGGCGCGCATTGGTCCTGTTGCTGCAAGTGGTGAAATTAGCGAGGTGGCGCATCACCTCGACACGCTACTGGAGCAGGTGCAGGACCGTGATAAACGCTTGCGCAGATGGAACGATGCGCTGAACGAGCGGGTAGATGAGCGCACGGTCCAACTGCGCGAGGCGAATGAGAAACTGGAACAGACCTTCCGCCAATTGGTGGTAAGTGAGAAGCTTGCATCGATCGGTGAGATTACGGCGGGTGTTGCCCATGAGATCAACAATCCGGTGGCTGTAATCCTTGGCAACGTCGATGTGATGCGCGAGGTCTTGGGGCCGAACGCGGCCCCCGTCGCAACCGAGCTGGACTTGATCGACAAGCAAGTGGCGCGCATCGAGGGAATTGTTGGCAAGTTGCTGAAATTCGCCGCGCCGTCAGACTTTTCGGACTATAAACAGGATGTTGATCTGCGGCCGTTGGTGCGCGATTGCTTGGTGCTTGTCGATTACTTGATCGCACGCGGAAACATCGAGGTTGTGGATGATCTTGAAAACGTCCCTCCGGTGCGCTTTGACGCTGGCGAAGCCCAGCAAGTGATTGTGAACCTGATGATGAATGCGGCTCAGGCCATGAACGGGCAGGGGCGGTTAGAGCTGGTGCTGCGCCCCGAAGCGCGCGACGGCCTGCAAGGAGTTGCCTTGACGGTCGCGGATACGGGGCCGGGGATCGCGCAGGGCGCGCTATCATCTGTATTTGACCCGTTTTTCACCACCAAAAGAGGCGAGGGCACAGGCCTTGGTCTGTCGATCTCTCAAACCTTGATCCAGCGGGCAGGGGGAACCATTACAGTGCGCAACCGCGATACTGGTGGGGCCGTCTTTACCGTTTGGTTGCCTTCGACCTAA
- a CDS encoding ABC transporter permease: MVDLWSGISQAFWLVVTLDAELVEIALRSLQVSLSALFLACLIGLPLAALIAVKRFRARRFVIAILNALMGLPPVVVGLLVYVILSRSGPLGVLGILFTPTAMIIAQIIIIVPLITSIAHQSIRDLWQEYHDLLISMNVTQGQKIRTLLWDSRRALLTAALAGFGRAIGEVGAIMIVGGNIDHATRVLTTAIALETGKGDFALALALGFVLIGLAVLVNLSIHWLGQTEREGRW; this comes from the coding sequence ATGGTAGACCTTTGGAGTGGCATATCGCAGGCTTTCTGGCTTGTTGTGACGCTTGACGCTGAGCTGGTGGAAATCGCTTTGCGCTCCTTGCAGGTGTCTCTCAGCGCCCTTTTTCTGGCCTGCTTGATCGGATTGCCTTTGGCGGCACTGATTGCGGTGAAACGGTTTCGGGCACGGCGGTTTGTTATCGCGATCCTGAATGCGCTGATGGGGTTGCCGCCTGTGGTCGTCGGGCTGTTGGTCTATGTGATTTTGTCGCGCTCCGGCCCTTTGGGTGTGCTGGGCATTCTGTTCACACCGACTGCGATGATCATTGCCCAGATCATTATCATCGTCCCCCTGATCACCTCGATAGCGCATCAGTCAATCCGTGATCTCTGGCAGGAATACCACGATCTTTTGATCTCTATGAACGTTACGCAAGGGCAGAAAATCCGCACTCTGTTGTGGGACTCTCGGCGCGCGTTGTTGACGGCGGCGCTCGCGGGATTTGGCCGTGCGATAGGCGAAGTCGGCGCAATCATGATTGTGGGCGGCAACATCGATCATGCCACACGGGTACTGACCACGGCGATTGCACTTGAGACCGGCAAAGGCGATTTTGCGTTGGCGCTGGCGCTAGGGTTTGTTCTGATCGGCTTGGCGGTTCTGGTGAACCTGTCCATTCACTGGCTGGGCCAGACCGAACGGGAGGGCCGTTGGTGA
- a CDS encoding DUF6494 family protein, whose amino-acid sequence MSEDFNMSMRKFLKQVGVTSQQAIEKAIREGDTAGKVLPVQAVISIPELGFTHTVDGTITAPETEQE is encoded by the coding sequence ATGAGTGAAGATTTCAACATGTCGATGCGCAAGTTTCTCAAGCAGGTCGGCGTGACATCGCAGCAGGCTATCGAAAAGGCTATCCGTGAAGGTGATACAGCAGGGAAAGTCCTGCCTGTGCAGGCGGTTATCTCAATCCCGGAATTGGGGTTCACACATACCGTTGACGGCACGATTACCGCCCCCGAAACAGAGCAGGAATAA